From the genome of Candidatus Electrothrix communis, one region includes:
- the hemL gene encoding glutamate-1-semialdehyde 2,1-aminomutase: MNTTNSAALFEKACQVIPGGVNSPVRACKSVGCDPLFVAKAQGGTVIDADNNEFIDFVGSWGPMILGHGHPEVVKAIQEALPDGTSFGAPTASEVEMAELVCDSVPSIEKVRFVSSGTEATMSAIRLARGYTGRDMVIKFDGCYHGHADSFLVKAGSGVATLGIPGSPGVPDDIVKNTLSIPYNNIEVLEKTLRDASLDIACVIIEPVAGNMGVIVPDMAFLHKLRDLTTELGIVLIFDEVITGFRLALGGAQERFNIMPDLTCLGKIIGGGLPVGAYGGKKEIMDNIAPDGPVYQAGTLSGNPLAMAAGLAMLKIVRKPGFYEELEEKSDRFAERLAEIGDKASVPVVLNRIGSMMTCFFTDAPVRDFDSAMQADTDRYGKYFREMLTSGFWLAPSQFEALFISAAHTPEQLDKALAAIETSLTKLS, from the coding sequence ATGAACACCACAAATTCCGCTGCACTCTTCGAAAAAGCCTGCCAAGTCATCCCCGGCGGCGTGAACTCCCCAGTCCGTGCCTGTAAATCCGTAGGCTGCGATCCCCTCTTTGTTGCCAAGGCCCAAGGCGGCACGGTCATTGATGCGGACAATAACGAATTCATTGACTTTGTCGGCTCCTGGGGGCCTATGATCCTGGGCCACGGTCATCCCGAGGTGGTCAAGGCGATTCAGGAGGCCCTGCCCGACGGAACCAGCTTTGGTGCCCCCACCGCATCTGAAGTGGAAATGGCGGAATTGGTCTGCGACTCGGTCCCCTCCATTGAAAAGGTCCGCTTTGTCAGCTCTGGCACCGAGGCTACCATGAGCGCAATCCGCTTGGCCCGTGGCTATACCGGGCGCGATATGGTGATCAAATTTGACGGCTGCTATCACGGCCATGCCGACTCCTTTCTGGTCAAGGCCGGTTCCGGGGTTGCGACCTTGGGTATTCCAGGTAGTCCCGGTGTGCCCGACGACATCGTCAAAAACACCCTCTCCATCCCCTATAATAATATCGAGGTGCTGGAAAAGACCCTGCGGGATGCCTCCTTAGATATCGCCTGCGTGATCATTGAACCGGTTGCCGGTAATATGGGCGTCATCGTCCCGGACATGGCCTTTTTGCACAAGCTGCGGGATCTGACCACTGAGCTGGGTATAGTCCTGATCTTTGACGAGGTGATCACCGGGTTCCGGCTGGCCTTAGGCGGAGCCCAGGAGCGCTTCAACATCATGCCCGACCTGACCTGCCTGGGTAAAATCATCGGCGGTGGCCTGCCCGTTGGGGCCTATGGCGGCAAAAAAGAAATTATGGATAATATCGCTCCAGATGGGCCGGTTTATCAGGCGGGCACCCTGTCCGGTAACCCTCTGGCCATGGCTGCGGGCCTGGCCATGCTGAAGATCGTGCGCAAGCCGGGATTCTATGAGGAGCTTGAAGAAAAAAGTGATCGCTTTGCCGAGCGGCTGGCCGAAATCGGCGACAAGGCCTCGGTACCCGTTGTTCTGAACCGGATCGGCTCCATGATGACCTGCTTTTTCACTGATGCGCCGGTAAGGGATTTCGACTCGGCCATGCAGGCGGATACTGATCGTTACGGCAAATATTTCCGAGAGATGCTGACAAGCGGTTTCTGGCTGGCTCCTTCCCAGTTCGAGGCCCTGTTCATCTCGGCTGCCCACACCCCTGAACAGCTGGACAAGGCCCTTGCAGCAATTGAAACATCTCTGACAAAACTGTCCTGA
- the atpE gene encoding ATP synthase F0 subunit C has translation MDKIHLALICFAAATSIGLTGLGAGIGMGRGVESACMGIARNPEAKGPITTTMILGMALIESIAIYGLVIAFILLFANPFKDMLM, from the coding sequence ATGGACAAGATTCATCTCGCATTGATTTGTTTTGCTGCTGCAACATCTATCGGATTAACCGGTTTGGGTGCAGGTATTGGTATGGGCCGTGGTGTTGAGAGCGCATGTATGGGTATTGCTCGCAACCCGGAAGCAAAAGGACCGATCACCACCACCATGATTCTCGGTATGGCTCTGATTGAGTCCATCGCTATTTACGGACTGGTTATTGCTTTTATCCTGCTGTTTGCTAATCCCTTTAAGGATATGCTGATGTAG
- a CDS encoding ATP-dependent helicase → MRLTGEQEEIIRHSSGHARVSAVAGSGKTTAMISRVGHLLRQGIAPDKILVLMFNRSARVVFAERLHRSLQGTGLRPPSVRTFHSLGLRLVESFTAKQHLPRYRLVTEEFQLEKLAREAMKKYAVEADGDETWSSKEGIEGFLLFIGMVKSDVATPQEVFSACGFEEKLSHYMGAYRAFESLRKAARIRFYQDLIHEPVMAMQQQQELADWVAGHVDHVIVDEYQDINEVQQQLLVRIAGQRAQVMVVGDVDQCIYEWRGAKPEYIVSRFARDFPRPATYTLSYSFRYGHRLALAANHLIANNRLRDRKLCLAWPENPDTRITCLPEGEVHPLAKIITNWQEGNRGLDEAAVLVRIYAQTVPVELALLEHNIPYRLVGSEAVFSCTEIRALLGYLRLCQGSLQEAEGQGTGLSTILAMLTNPHLWLKKDRLHALAQEIFKKPGSAGALIEQYADEASSPYLASRMLDLADVWRKMRKKSSKTRAVTVLNTLIEETDLYAHFLYASRPPVAENKIKTCQSFIRFARNTGLSVNEFLHEIERLADKGAGKDFSGEQDSLLVTSIHRAKGLEWPLVILPGLEEGVCPFRQDKGEQEVEDIEDERRLFYVGMTRAKEELCLLYPQDRRLERRKKAGDSRSPVTTDKGSSPASCFLYEANLDFSDRLGKRILAVESEKKEKKEPIQAVDLTIGKQYLKALKTSVRLKRSKRRNKVQSES, encoded by the coding sequence ATGCGTCTGACCGGAGAGCAGGAGGAGATCATTCGCCATAGCAGTGGTCATGCCAGGGTCAGTGCTGTGGCTGGCTCGGGCAAGACAACTGCTATGATAAGCCGAGTCGGTCATCTTCTCCGGCAAGGAATCGCACCGGATAAGATTCTGGTCCTCATGTTTAACCGGTCCGCCAGGGTCGTTTTTGCTGAGAGGCTGCATCGGTCCCTGCAAGGGACCGGTCTCCGGCCTCCGTCGGTTCGCACCTTTCACTCCCTCGGGCTTCGCCTGGTTGAGAGTTTTACGGCCAAGCAGCATCTTCCCCGCTACCGGCTGGTCACTGAAGAATTTCAGTTGGAGAAACTGGCCAGGGAGGCCATGAAAAAATATGCGGTAGAGGCCGATGGAGACGAGACCTGGTCTTCCAAAGAGGGAATTGAAGGCTTTTTGCTCTTTATCGGCATGGTCAAGAGCGATGTGGCTACCCCACAGGAAGTTTTTTCAGCCTGTGGGTTTGAGGAAAAACTGTCCCATTATATGGGTGCGTACAGGGCTTTTGAATCCTTGCGCAAGGCGGCCCGTATCCGTTTTTATCAGGACCTGATTCACGAACCGGTCATGGCTATGCAGCAGCAACAGGAGCTAGCCGACTGGGTTGCTGGTCATGTGGATCATGTCATTGTTGATGAATATCAAGATATTAATGAGGTGCAGCAACAGCTCCTGGTCCGCATTGCCGGGCAACGAGCCCAAGTCATGGTGGTCGGCGATGTGGATCAATGCATCTACGAGTGGCGGGGGGCAAAACCGGAGTATATTGTTTCCCGTTTTGCTCGTGATTTTCCCCGACCCGCAACCTATACCCTGAGTTATAGTTTTCGCTATGGCCATCGGCTTGCTCTGGCAGCCAATCATCTCATCGCCAATAATAGGCTTCGGGACCGTAAGCTTTGTTTGGCTTGGCCTGAAAATCCCGATACCCGTATCACCTGCCTTCCTGAAGGGGAGGTACATCCCCTTGCCAAAATCATTACGAATTGGCAAGAGGGGAACAGGGGGCTTGACGAGGCGGCAGTCCTGGTCAGGATTTATGCCCAGACGGTGCCGGTGGAGTTGGCCCTGTTGGAGCATAATATTCCCTATCGCCTCGTAGGCTCTGAGGCCGTATTCAGCTGTACAGAGATCAGAGCCCTGCTTGGGTACCTGCGTCTCTGTCAAGGCAGTTTGCAGGAGGCAGAGGGGCAGGGCACTGGTTTGTCCACGATTCTTGCCATGCTCACCAACCCGCATCTCTGGCTGAAAAAAGATCGCCTCCACGCCTTGGCACAGGAGATCTTCAAAAAGCCAGGTTCGGCAGGCGCTTTGATTGAGCAATATGCCGATGAAGCCAGCTCACCCTATTTGGCCTCTAGAATGCTGGACCTAGCCGATGTATGGCGTAAGATGAGAAAAAAGTCTTCGAAAACACGAGCCGTTACCGTGCTGAATACGCTCATTGAGGAGACAGATCTCTACGCCCATTTTCTCTATGCTTCCCGGCCTCCTGTGGCGGAGAACAAGATCAAGACTTGCCAGTCCTTTATCCGTTTTGCCCGGAATACCGGCCTGAGCGTCAATGAATTCCTGCATGAAATAGAACGGCTCGCTGATAAGGGGGCGGGTAAAGATTTCTCAGGGGAACAAGACAGCCTTCTGGTCACCTCCATTCATCGGGCCAAGGGCCTGGAATGGCCCCTGGTTATCCTGCCCGGTTTGGAAGAGGGGGTTTGTCCCTTTCGCCAGGATAAGGGCGAGCAGGAGGTTGAAGATATTGAAGACGAACGTCGTCTTTTTTATGTCGGCATGACCCGAGCCAAGGAGGAGCTTTGCCTGCTGTATCCCCAGGATCGTCGTTTGGAACGCAGAAAAAAGGCTGGTGATAGCCGAAGCCCGGTTACTACGGACAAGGGCAGCTCTCCGGCAAGCTGTTTTCTCTATGAGGCAAATCTGGATTTTTCCGACCGTTTAGGAAAGCGTATCCTTGCTGTCGAATCTGAAAAAAAGGAAAAGAAAGAGCCTATACAGGCGGTTGACCTCACCATCGGGAAGCAGTATCTTAAGGCGCTCAAGACCTCAGTTCGCTTGAAGCGGAGCAAGAGAAGGAACAAGGTGCAGAGCGAGTCATAG
- a CDS encoding nucleotidyltransferase family protein produces MIREILSLCACNTGHQVMYTRLEQALLSFQSTAGADGWNRLLHEAEQQGLAPLLYHHSKQIDVPFPQDFRRLLHSLYLRSRQANTVRNRAVAEILTRYDTANVPVLTIKGIALCNFLYEEPGLRPMRDMDLLVSESDLGAAQEILLDLEYLPAEQHDIPEDYYHLPPLVKTIAGLPVTIELHRNLLPFHPRYPLWPLEKSYADSRSFSINGITARTLSLEETLQYVYLHGFQAPLTYEPFRLVHVADMVSLVDKYSEQINQQLLRKHWPAAINVLSRFHNLTPLQDTVISRFNLPVEEQADRAGQPYQGWPQRLLKDTGMRRFPRLVRDSLLPSRWWLQLYYGHLSGYGYWRARLFEHPREVWRWLKGYFLLYMKMRKKV; encoded by the coding sequence ATGATTCGGGAAATTCTCTCGCTCTGCGCTTGCAATACCGGCCATCAGGTTATGTACACCCGGCTGGAGCAGGCCCTGCTCTCTTTTCAATCCACAGCAGGTGCTGATGGATGGAACCGGCTCCTGCACGAGGCTGAACAACAGGGGCTCGCCCCCTTGCTTTATCATCATAGCAAGCAAATTGATGTTCCCTTCCCTCAAGATTTTCGTCGTCTGTTGCACAGCCTGTATCTGCGCAGCAGGCAGGCAAATACGGTCCGCAACAGAGCTGTTGCTGAAATTCTCACCCGCTACGACACCGCCAATGTTCCTGTATTGACGATTAAGGGCATTGCCCTCTGCAATTTTCTTTATGAGGAACCCGGCTTGCGCCCCATGCGGGATATGGATCTGCTGGTCAGCGAAAGCGACCTTGGCGCTGCCCAAGAAATACTTCTTGATCTAGAGTATCTACCAGCAGAACAGCACGACATCCCTGAAGATTATTACCATCTTCCGCCTCTGGTGAAAACAATTGCCGGGTTGCCGGTAACCATTGAACTGCATCGCAATCTACTGCCCTTTCACCCCCGCTATCCACTCTGGCCTCTGGAAAAATCATACGCCGACAGCCGGAGTTTCAGCATTAACGGTATCACTGCTCGCACCCTTTCCCTTGAAGAAACCCTGCAATATGTTTATCTGCACGGTTTTCAGGCACCCTTGACCTATGAACCCTTTCGGCTGGTTCATGTAGCCGACATGGTCAGTCTTGTTGACAAGTATTCTGAGCAGATCAACCAGCAACTCTTGCGGAAACATTGGCCCGCAGCAATCAATGTTCTTTCACGGTTCCACAACCTGACCCCGTTGCAGGACACGGTGATCAGCCGCTTCAACCTGCCTGTGGAAGAGCAGGCTGATCGTGCTGGTCAGCCCTATCAAGGGTGGCCGCAACGCCTCCTCAAAGATACCGGCATGCGGAGATTTCCTCGGCTTGTCAGGGATAGCTTGCTACCGTCCCGCTGGTGGCTGCAACTGTACTATGGCCATCTCAGCGGATACGGGTATTGGAGAGCCCGCCTTTTTGAGCATCCCCGCGAGGTTTGGCGCTGGCTCAAGGGCTATTTCCTGTTGTACATGAAGATGAGAAAAAAGGTGTAG
- a CDS encoding Hpt domain-containing protein gives MSEKLPRSLPCLNIQAGIKQLEGNKDLYIKLLKKFTECNHDLTEKITAKLSNNEEKKARILAHSTKGVSGSIGATELYLASAALEIAITQGKTENALQDFAITLKTVLQSIAALLHDQEHDAPPPAAGKDVDRDILFPLLDELDAYLQAGDFNALESYVALQKIVGDTIVAEEVNSWAASINLFEYKQVAEKLAMLRIRLRNRTF, from the coding sequence ATGTCGGAAAAATTACCCCGCAGCCTTCCCTGCCTGAATATCCAAGCTGGTATCAAACAGCTTGAAGGAAATAAAGACCTGTACATCAAGCTGCTGAAAAAATTCACCGAATGCAATCATGACCTGACAGAAAAAATAACAGCTAAGCTCTCGAATAACGAAGAAAAAAAAGCCCGCATCCTGGCTCACTCCACAAAGGGTGTTTCTGGAAGCATCGGGGCAACAGAATTATACCTCGCCTCTGCCGCCTTGGAGATTGCCATTACCCAGGGGAAGACGGAAAATGCCTTACAGGACTTCGCCATTACCCTGAAGACTGTTCTCCAATCCATAGCTGCTCTTCTCCACGACCAAGAACATGACGCCCCCCCTCCTGCCGCAGGAAAAGATGTGGACCGAGATATTCTCTTCCCTCTGCTGGACGAGCTTGATGCCTACCTTCAAGCCGGAGACTTTAACGCCTTAGAAAGTTACGTCGCCCTCCAGAAAATCGTTGGAGATACAATCGTAGCCGAGGAGGTGAATTCCTGGGCAGCCTCTATCAACCTTTTCGAGTACAAACAGGTTGCTGAAAAGCTGGCAATGCTCCGAATAAGGCTCCGTAACCGTACGTTTTAA
- a CDS encoding ATP synthase subunit I, whose product MTDAMKSRSGKENELFLLHMVERFNLILLALLTAGSWYLVDGLFARSVLVGGALSGGSFFWMKRTAMRFAHHAATQGDGGQINGKSFSTGFAMKFYARLFVLAFLLLLLSTQFSINAAGLVIGLSTVILSVIIVVLFRGRMIFQENM is encoded by the coding sequence ATGACTGATGCAATGAAGAGCAGGAGCGGTAAAGAGAATGAGCTTTTCCTGCTCCATATGGTTGAACGGTTCAACCTGATTCTGCTGGCCCTGCTCACCGCAGGCAGCTGGTATTTGGTTGATGGGCTCTTTGCCCGATCTGTTCTGGTTGGCGGTGCATTATCTGGCGGCAGTTTTTTCTGGATGAAAAGAACAGCAATGCGATTCGCCCACCATGCTGCAACCCAGGGAGATGGAGGGCAAATCAACGGCAAGTCATTCTCCACAGGGTTTGCTATGAAATTCTACGCCCGCCTCTTTGTCCTCGCCTTTCTGCTGCTTCTGCTCAGTACACAGTTCAGCATAAACGCCGCAGGGCTTGTTATCGGGCTGTCCACGGTTATTTTAAGCGTAATTATAGTCGTCCTCTTTCGAGGGCGAATGATATTTCAGGAAAATATGTAA
- a CDS encoding AAA family ATPase, which yields MKRRVLYSEAHYPTIVRNKGYFVDKTQYVQRLESVANPVFLRPRRFGKTLLCSILRHYYDLNCADEFEELFGHTWIGQNPTGNQNSCIILSLNFSLIELAKDVEKIEENFRRYCNIMLASLGSQYTTLLGDMPKVDGERSATENLVGLLQYIYAQQLPPLYIIIDEYDNFANQLVVSHQDRLYRELTADDGFMKTFFKAMKAGRENSTIRNVFITGVLPITMDDMASGFNVANFLTLHPRFEHMLGFTQKEIDELLDAVYQDYGIDPATRQEVGAVVKNHYNGYSFVTPSGEGVYNSTSVMYFLNWFQDYKTMPKHLTDLNLKTDISWVRRLTASNPQLTEEFVNRLAVHGTIRYDDVMLMEKFNMHQFFEKGFFPISFFYLGMLTRKDEYFLQLPNLNMRRIFTEYFNELHRIDVSTRYTEFMQAFSNKPELEPLFAGYWQEYVSQLPEAIFQQVNENFYRTTFYELCSRYLSRWFTWHVERSYPQGRSDLEFVGKYNEIYAGLRWVIEFKYFSNAEFSKFKTSIADFQLRPQDTEQIAGYADGLRQEYPEARIALFVIYCFGNQGFRVIEVR from the coding sequence ATGAAACGACGAGTTCTCTACAGCGAAGCCCATTATCCGACCATTGTCCGCAATAAAGGCTATTTTGTCGATAAAACCCAGTATGTCCAGCGCCTGGAAAGCGTGGCCAACCCGGTCTTTCTCCGCCCAAGGCGTTTCGGTAAAACCCTGCTCTGTTCCATCCTCCGCCATTATTACGACCTGAACTGCGCTGACGAATTCGAGGAGCTGTTCGGGCACACCTGGATAGGGCAAAATCCCACAGGCAACCAGAACAGCTGCATCATCCTGTCCCTGAATTTTTCTCTGATTGAGCTGGCCAAGGATGTCGAGAAGATTGAAGAGAATTTTAGACGCTATTGCAATATCATGCTGGCTTCCCTGGGGAGTCAGTATACAACGTTGCTGGGCGACATGCCGAAGGTCGACGGTGAGCGCTCAGCCACAGAAAACCTGGTCGGGCTGCTGCAATATATCTATGCTCAGCAACTGCCGCCCCTGTATATCATCATCGACGAGTACGATAATTTCGCCAATCAGCTGGTGGTCTCCCACCAGGACCGGCTCTACCGGGAACTGACGGCGGATGACGGCTTTATGAAGACCTTTTTCAAGGCCATGAAAGCAGGTCGGGAAAATAGCACCATCCGCAATGTCTTCATCACCGGGGTCCTGCCCATCACTATGGATGATATGGCATCCGGTTTTAATGTGGCGAATTTTCTCACCCTGCACCCCAGGTTCGAGCACATGCTGGGCTTCACCCAGAAGGAAATAGACGAGCTGCTGGATGCGGTCTACCAAGATTACGGGATTGATCCGGCTACTCGTCAGGAAGTCGGGGCGGTGGTTAAAAATCACTATAACGGCTACTCCTTTGTTACGCCCAGCGGAGAGGGAGTGTATAACTCCACCTCGGTGATGTATTTCCTCAACTGGTTTCAGGACTACAAAACCATGCCCAAGCACCTGACCGACCTGAACCTGAAGACCGATATCTCCTGGGTCCGTCGCCTGACCGCCTCCAACCCCCAGCTGACCGAGGAGTTTGTCAATCGTCTGGCTGTCCACGGCACCATCCGTTACGATGATGTCATGCTGATGGAGAAATTCAACATGCATCAGTTCTTTGAAAAGGGCTTCTTCCCGATCTCTTTTTTCTACCTGGGCATGCTGACCCGAAAAGACGAGTACTTTCTCCAACTGCCCAACCTGAATATGCGGCGAATCTTTACCGAGTATTTCAACGAGCTCCACCGGATCGACGTCTCCACCCGCTACACCGAGTTTATGCAGGCCTTTTCCAATAAACCGGAGCTGGAGCCCCTCTTTGCTGGTTACTGGCAGGAGTATGTTTCCCAGCTGCCCGAGGCAATTTTTCAGCAGGTGAACGAGAACTTCTACCGCACCACCTTTTACGAGCTGTGCAGTCGTTATCTCTCGCGCTGGTTCACCTGGCATGTGGAGCGTTCCTACCCTCAGGGGCGCAGTGACCTGGAGTTTGTGGGCAAGTATAACGAGATCTACGCAGGCCTGCGCTGGGTGATTGAATTCAAGTATTTTTCCAATGCTGAATTCAGTAAATTCAAAACCAGTATTGCGGATTTTCAGCTCCGGCCCCAGGATACGGAACAGATCGCTGGCTATGCCGACGGTCTGCGCCAGGAATACCCAGAGGCGCGGATTGCCCTATTTGTGATTTACTGCTTTGGTAATCAGGGCTTTCGGGTTATTGAGGTGCGTTGA
- a CDS encoding AtpZ/AtpI family protein, producing MAEEERGILTELARYGQIGTTFAASIFIGFGIGWWLDNKLFAGKTTPWFSFIFLGFGIAAGFKHLWDLSKKISDD from the coding sequence ATGGCTGAGGAGGAACGAGGGATATTAACTGAGCTGGCCCGATACGGTCAGATCGGAACGACCTTTGCCGCCTCCATCTTTATCGGCTTCGGCATAGGCTGGTGGCTTGACAACAAGCTGTTTGCCGGAAAGACCACGCCTTGGTTCAGCTTTATTTTTCTCGGATTCGGAATTGCTGCCGGTTTTAAGCATCTCTGGGATCTGAGCAAAAAAATATCTGATGACTGA
- the atpB gene encoding F0F1 ATP synthase subunit A, which yields MEHPILFISVILDWIGLPVPHGPIGATFLEKLCEPYLTYSWLVMAFLFVVPKLTLGKLELIPGTGQNFWEVLIGGILDFFAEHMGRKQARMLFPILATFFLYTLLANMIGLLPGFMSPTSSLNITIAMTIIVWVMHHVLGFRYHGWKYYKHFTGPILLMAPFMIILELIGNFARLVSLSMRLFGNILAKEILLGVLFMLAGAFFAPLPILALGVLVSLIQAVVFVLLAVVYCVGAMEHAH from the coding sequence ATGGAACATCCAATTCTATTTATCTCGGTTATTCTTGACTGGATAGGTCTGCCGGTTCCGCATGGACCGATCGGAGCAACATTTCTGGAGAAATTATGCGAGCCGTATTTGACCTATAGCTGGCTGGTCATGGCCTTTCTCTTTGTCGTGCCCAAGCTGACGCTGGGCAAGCTGGAGTTGATTCCCGGAACCGGACAGAATTTCTGGGAAGTTCTGATCGGCGGAATTTTAGATTTTTTTGCTGAACATATGGGCAGGAAACAAGCCAGAATGCTTTTTCCCATATTGGCCACCTTCTTTCTCTATACCTTACTTGCCAATATGATCGGGCTCCTGCCCGGTTTCATGTCGCCGACATCCAGCCTCAATATCACCATTGCCATGACCATCATTGTTTGGGTCATGCATCATGTTCTGGGTTTTCGTTATCACGGCTGGAAATATTATAAGCATTTCACAGGCCCGATCCTGCTCATGGCACCGTTTATGATTATCCTGGAATTGATCGGCAATTTTGCCCGTCTCGTTTCACTTTCCATGCGTCTTTTCGGTAATATTCTGGCAAAAGAAATACTGCTCGGTGTTCTTTTTATGCTGGCCGGGGCCTTTTTCGCGCCTCTGCCCATTCTCGCCCTGGGCGTGCTTGTCTCCCTGATTCAGGCGGTTGTTTTTGTTCTGCTTGCCGTTGTCTACTGTGTCGGAGCAATGGAGCATGCGCACTGA
- a CDS encoding PqqD family protein, with protein MKMSNNDRKKKILLEPDYLLERIDNEVTVYHPTLTTSLYLNETGGLIWELCDGQRSTADIIDILGEIYQESRQQVAEDVVNIIASLVDNNIARLQDCAED; from the coding sequence ATGAAAATGTCCAATAACGATAGAAAGAAAAAGATCCTCTTGGAGCCGGATTATCTTCTGGAACGGATAGATAATGAAGTAACAGTATATCACCCCACCCTCACCACCTCCCTTTATCTGAATGAGACCGGAGGCCTGATCTGGGAACTTTGCGACGGCCAGAGGAGCACGGCGGATATAATCGACATCTTGGGAGAGATCTACCAGGAAAGCCGCCAACAGGTAGCTGAAGACGTGGTGAATATCATTGCCAGCTTAGTGGATAATAATATCGCTCGTCTGCAGGATTGCGCCGAAGACTGA
- a CDS encoding AAA family ATPase — protein sequence MKKLSLGIQDFAAFNANNLIYVDKTRLIHRLIDDGSYYFLSRPRRFGKSLLVSTMQELFSGNKELFKDCWIYDQWDWEKKYPVIRISFAEIDYRSLGLAKALELFLADQAEQHNVRLTSTSYGGQFLELIKEVGKETPVAVFIDEYDKPIIDYLEHTHFEQALENREVLKTLYAGIKDQGKYLRFFFMTGVSKFSKVSIFSDLNHLTDITLIRHFSAITGYTEAEIRTYYGAYLQALADELGLAQDDTMQQVAQWYNGYSWDGSTFLFNPYSVLRLLYEQEFKNFWFETGTPTFLINRLKEGGKKINESINKAVKESAFNKYDIDNINITAIMFQTGYLTIKKADRSRGEYLLEFPNKEVRDSFLDFAVEHYADSSRDEMGSVVEMLLEALEQNDMRIFFTALQALFSSITVKQLDKVKEYEGFYHSIIYIVLKLLGVQVTCEVQSNFGSTDAVIKTEKYIYVVEFKMGSAEAALAQIKKKQYHAPYLADRRELVIVGFGFDKAERNLTNFLAEEIEKEKRWTK from the coding sequence ATGAAAAAACTCAGCCTAGGCATCCAGGACTTCGCAGCCTTCAACGCAAACAACCTGATCTACGTCGACAAAACCCGGCTTATCCACAGGCTCATAGACGACGGAAGCTACTACTTCCTTTCCCGCCCCCGGCGCTTCGGCAAATCCCTGCTGGTCAGCACCATGCAGGAACTGTTTTCCGGCAACAAAGAACTCTTCAAGGATTGCTGGATCTATGACCAATGGGATTGGGAGAAAAAATACCCGGTCATCAGAATCAGCTTTGCCGAAATCGACTACAGAAGCCTAGGCCTGGCAAAGGCCTTGGAGCTTTTTCTTGCAGACCAGGCTGAGCAGCATAATGTCCGTTTGACCTCAACGAGTTACGGCGGTCAATTTTTAGAGCTGATCAAAGAGGTGGGCAAAGAAACACCCGTGGCGGTGTTTATTGATGAATACGATAAACCAATCATCGATTACCTTGAACATACTCATTTCGAACAGGCCCTGGAGAACCGGGAAGTCCTGAAAACGCTCTATGCCGGAATCAAAGATCAGGGAAAATACCTGCGCTTTTTCTTTATGACCGGCGTGTCAAAGTTCAGCAAGGTCTCCATATTCAGTGACCTGAACCATCTCACCGACATAACCCTGATTCGCCATTTTTCGGCAATCACCGGCTACACCGAGGCTGAAATCAGAACATATTACGGGGCCTACCTTCAGGCCTTGGCCGATGAACTCGGGTTGGCACAGGACGACACCATGCAACAAGTCGCCCAATGGTACAACGGCTATTCCTGGGACGGCAGCACCTTTCTCTTTAACCCCTATTCGGTTCTACGCCTCTTGTACGAGCAGGAGTTTAAAAATTTCTGGTTTGAAACCGGAACCCCGACTTTTCTGATCAATAGGCTCAAAGAGGGTGGCAAGAAAATCAATGAATCCATTAACAAGGCGGTCAAGGAATCAGCCTTTAACAAGTATGATATTGATAATATCAACATCACCGCTATCATGTTTCAGACCGGCTACCTGACCATAAAAAAGGCGGACAGGAGTCGCGGGGAATATCTCCTTGAATTTCCCAACAAAGAAGTGCGAGATTCTTTTCTGGACTTTGCGGTTGAGCATTACGCGGACAGCTCGCGGGATGAGATGGGATCTGTTGTGGAAATGCTGCTTGAGGCCCTTGAGCAGAATGATATGCGAATCTTTTTCACGGCCCTCCAGGCCTTATTCAGCTCAATAACGGTTAAACAGCTGGACAAGGTTAAGGAGTATGAGGGGTTTTATCATTCCATCATCTATATTGTTCTGAAGCTCTTAGGTGTCCAGGTCACCTGCGAGGTGCAGTCCAACTTCGGGAGCACGGACGCGGTCATCAAAACGGAAAAGTATATTTATGTGGTTGAATTTAAAATGGGCTCTGCTGAAGCGGCTTTGGCGCAGATAAAGAAGAAACAATACCATGCTCCCTATCTTGCTGACAGGAGGGAGCTTGTCATAGTCGGTTTCGGCTTTGACAAGGCGGAACGAAATCTGACGAATTTTCTTGCTGAGGAGATAGAAAAAGAGAAGCGGTGGACAAAATAA